Within the Lycium ferocissimum isolate CSIRO_LF1 unplaced genomic scaffold, AGI_CSIRO_Lferr_CH_V1 ctg6425, whole genome shotgun sequence genome, the region TGTAAACTCTCCTTTAGTGTCCAAAATCCACCATGCTCTGTCCATCCTTGGGGTCTGATAGTATCAGCTATATGTTGAACTATGTCCTGAGGGAGTAAACTATTCAACTTTGTCATGTTCCAATTTCCATTCTCCACTACATCTAATACATTTTGAATGCTTTCATTAAAACCTTCCCCAATGAAATATAATGCACCTATTCGTGTCTAGTTATCAAACCAAAACTATGAATTCCCCATACCAAGCTGCCACCAGATCTGGTGCTCTGTTAATTCTCTTGGTTGGATCATGTTTTTCCAAGTTTGAGACCCTTGTTTCCACTGAATAGTTACaagattttcttttctagaataCTTAGATTTTGTTTTCTACAATACTTGTTAGCCATGAAAGCACTCCATAAAGAAGGCTTAGTCCTGAAGTTCCACcacaactgttatatcccgtatttttatacgacggattattcgtaagctaatcgacataagtccaaggatgagattatttttggatatgagacaaggacttttaatcccgatTTTTATAATCGCACGGTTTgctaattaattacaattagtggaaatattagtggaaatttgagtttaatttaccatgattagattattaagtggggattagtgattaattatgattaattaagttaattagaccactaagtgggccccacaaaaaTGTGGCAAAATCTGATTGGCCCTTGGATgttaatgggacacatgtcaagggctggacatgtgtcaccaacATGTGCTGCATATAAAGAGCAAATTGATGACTAATAATATCATTTCATCTTCTCAATTAAGATTGAAAGTAAGAACCAAACAAGAGCTAGAGAGAGAAGCTccagccatggcagctcacggccatggctgtgCTAATTGAGCACACAAAATTCTTGATGCCAAattaattttccaaggtgtttcaaccaaTTGAAGGTCATAGAAACGTGGGATTGATCATTGGAGGGCAGCAAGAACATTGGTGATTAAATTCACCAATTTCAGCAAATTAAGGAGCTAAGTTcattaaggtaagatttgatcctTTCTACACGTTTTAGAAGGAGTTTGGATTTGGTTGTAACTTGGTAGATATGAATTGAatctatgaaattatgtatgttgatgttggaatgttgttggagccgtaggggctgttttatgtgAAAATGGTGaactgattttatttagtattttggttgttgttgttaaggatTTGATGATGAGAATAGAGGCATttaatggttaaagttgaagttaaatttttgtttgtgggctgttgtaaggatTATTGTGATATTAGTGTAGTTTTCATGCCTATGAATAAGTAATGTAGTGGTCGTGTGGTTGATGTTATATTTCACAAAATTAGATGAAAAGATTGTATGAAATAATGTGTAGGAATCGGatgtggtttgcttggtgtGTTCGTAGGTGTTCGCAAGATTTTTGAGCATCGTTTATGTTGttagttaggggctgttttgatatgtcgttgttgttcttgttgagcttgaaAGATTAAGTGTGACTAAAGTTATACATGATGTTATtgtattggttgggctgttagAAGATCGTTTCGATGAAATGTTAAGACTATGGGTCATTAAGGGtaatttgaatatgtagtagtcgtatgtagattgttatcgaatgttgtgaatgtgggctgtttggaatgttgtgcgggctgtccggagtgttctcgagtcttgtcttgaatagtctcggattagtgcttgaacgtgtggttattgatgttggcttggttgttatgTAGTTGGTTGGGATAGAAGGAAAACGTAGTCTAATTATCTACAAAGGAGTTtctaacgttggaatacgttttgaaccttcccgtagcttaaccataattttgacgtcttaatataggttgagacactattgggcagcgtacacgtgttgtgttgcgaataagcgctaaaggtatgtaaagctaacctttctttcttttggcatgtcttagatgtaagtgatgtacgatatgagctttggggaaattccattcataagttccgagtgtgattcatgattcttattcacttcttgatgttaaaactcttaaagtagttgagctactgccctcgagcctTCTATATATTGGATAGTAGTCggatgtataagctcctattcctaaaggctctacgatgactaatgtctctgattccataagctatttcacattctcttgatacatgtctatgattcctgaggctctatttgatatagttcatagtgaTATTTAAAGAGTACGTAACATGACTATCTCTGTGATACTCGAGTGTcagttagtctacttatctattgagtctcagatgatgatttagttgcatatggttactcactactctgctcgtgcatactgttgttacatctttcaccgagtcccgggccgggtatgttatcacgcacagttttactacattattcaccgagtccctcactagagggccgggtacgttatatgatgagatgatgatatgatgatatgatgatacgatgatacgatgatatgattatggcaccgagtcccatgatgggccgggtacggtatacgtgtacacgactttattcaccgagtcccataatgggccgggtacggtatatgataatgatatgcatgacttgttttataaggcacaggtacagtgatttcttgattatcatacttgtctcctggaatctttacttcagttatgatcttccatatcatatttcatgctttatatactcagtacatatctcgtactgacccccctttcttcggggggctgcgtttcatgcccgcaggtacagatgctcgttttggtgacccttcagcttaggatttctactCAGCtgccttggagtgctccgttgttccggagtctagacttttggcacagatcttccgatatatgtatatgtttattcaggggtacgacggggccctgtcccgtcatatgttactgttgatactcttagaggtctgtagacatatgtgtgggttgtatatagatgttgtccaGCTGTGttagtatgacttatgttttgggacgttcccattcgtagtggcagccttgtcggcttgcgtatatgtatatatgttttgggatgttgtatgtagtggcagccttgtcggcttgcgtacatatagttgggacgttcccacatgctatgacagccttgtcggcttatgtacaatGTTATCTGTTCATAGTTGTGACTCACGGGGagattgatatatatatatatatatatatatatatatatatatatatatatatatatatatatatatatatatgtgacgatgtcttgttttttttttataagtccCTTATCATACTAGTTGTGgattgattatagttaacaggtatgtatacgagtgtccagctcgggcactagtcacggcctacgaggttgggtcgtgacaacaactTACAAAACAAGGCAATAGAAACATCATGTAGTGATCTGAAACCCATCCTTCCTTCCATTATAGGTAGACACAAAAGGTTCCAAGAAGCCCAATGTCTGCTTTTACCCCTTATTGTGTTACTCCAGAAAAATTGGGCAAACAATTTATGCATTTGCCTGATAACATCTATAGGAGGGTTAACTGCAGATAATAGATGAATTGGCAAACTCTGCAAGACATGTTTAATCAAAATAGCTCTTCCTCCAAAGGACAAAAGTTTCCCTTTCCATCTTTGTAGCCTATTCATAATCTTCATAAGAATCTGAGTGAAAAAATCCTTTCTTCTCCTACTATGATAAATAGGGCATCCCAAATAGATGAAAGGGAAATCCTTCCTCACAATACCTGTGACAATTTCAACAGTAATGCTCACATCCCCAGGCACATTTTTATGCATGTATACAACACTTTTGTCCGTGTTAATCTTCTGTCCTAATATGTTCTCATATTTCTTCAATGTTTCCATGATAAGATGCAAAGAGAACACATCTGCTGAtgaaaaaattatcatatcatcagcatATGATAAATGATTCACCATAGGGCTCCACTTAGGCATTCCATAGCATTTAAATTGAGAGCTTAAGCTTAAGGCATTGATATTCCTTGATAGAACTTCTGCAGTCAGAATAAACAAAGTAGGAGATAGAGGGTCTTCTTGCTTAATTCCCCTAGAAGACTGAAAGAAACCACATTGTTGTCCATTGACCAATACTGAATATCAGTTGCTACTGATCAGTCTGAAAATCATGTCTATCACCAACTCTGAAAAACTAATCTTTCTTAGAACCTTCATTAGAAAAATCCATGAAACCCAATCATAAGCCTTTGCTATATCCAATTTCATGACAACATTAGCAGATTTAGTTCTAATCCTGATGTCTGATACAATCTCTTGAGTAAGGAGAACATTCTCCACTATGCTTCTCCCTTTTACAAAACCAGACTGATTAAGAGAAACTATATCAGTCAAACTCCCTATCAATCTTTCATGAATTAGCCTCGAAAAGATTTTGTTATTAAAGTTACTCAAACTAATTGGTCTCATATCTGAAAAATTATTGACCAAATCTTTTTTAGGTAATAAGACCAAGTTAGTATGAGTAATGAATCTAGGTAACTCAGCTCCACAAAAGAATGCTATGACCATGTTGCAGATGTCTTCTTTGATAATCTCCCAGCAAGACTGATAGAAAATCCCAGTGAAACCATCTGGTCCTACAGCACTTTCCCCATTAAGGCTAAAAACCACACTTTTAACTTCCTCTTCTGATGGGATCTCTCCCAAACAAGTATTTTGGTCCCCATAAATCATCTGAGGAACATGATCCAATATTTCAAAATCTGTTGGATCTGCATCCTTTGTGAATTGTCTTTGAGAAAAATCTGATTGCCTTCTGAGAAATCTCCTCTTGATTTTCCAGCCAATTTTCCTGTTGATTCTGGATTCTTTTAAGCGTAACCTCTTCCTCCTACCTTTAACATATGCATGAAAAAAAGGTAGTATTTCTATCTCCATCCTTAAACCAATTCATCCCTGCCTTCTGCTTCCAAAATTCCTCTTCTAAATGAAGATATCTGTTAAGATCAGCCTGAACCTTATGAAGCATTCCCTATTAGTAGGGGTAGGTTGTACTTCAAACTGAATCTCATGCACCTTAATCACCTCTTCTAAAGTCTCAATCTCCAGAAAAATGTTCCCAAAGTTGATCTTGCTCCAATTTGCCAATGCATTTTTCACCTTCTTTAACTTGTGATGAAACAAATTGAATGGGTTTTCCATGAAGTCAGCCTGCCAATGTTGTCTTGCAGTGTCAACAAAGGTTTCATGTTTTTCCTAGAAGTTTAGAAATTTGAAAGATCTTTTGAAACTTTCAACTTCTCCACTATAAGTGATTAGTAAAGGGGCAGGGTCTGATCCTGATCTGATTATATGAGTCACTTCCAGTCCAGCATACTTATTTTGCAGAGCTTGGTTACCCAAGAATCTGTCTAACCTTTTAAAAATATAGTCATTTCCACTTTGCCCATTCCACCAAGTATATTTGCCTCCTTTAAAGCCCTAGTCAACTACAGAACAGTTATGAATACAAGCATTGAAATCTTGTACTTCATTTCACAGTTACTGGTAATCCACCATACTTTTCCTTTTCAGAAGTGATGACATTAAAGTCCCCACCAATCAACCATGGCCTTTGATTTGTTATAGCCTGA harbors:
- the LOC132045317 gene encoding uncharacterized protein LOC132045317; its protein translation is MEIEILPFFHAYVKGRRKRLRLKESRINRKIGWKIKRRFLRRQSDFSQRQFTKDADPTDFEILDHVPQMIYGDQNTCLGEIPSEEEVKSVVFSLNGESAVGPDGFTGIFYQSCWEIIKEDICNMVIAFFCGAELPRFITHTNLVLLPKKDLVNNFSDMRPISLSNFNNKIFSRLIHERLIGSLTDIVSLNQSGFVKGRSIVENVLLTQEIVSDIRIRTKSANVVMKLDIAKAYDWVSWIFLMKSSRGIKQEDPLSPTLFILTAEVLSRNINALSLSSQFKCYGMPKWSPMVNHLSYADDMIIFSSADVFSLHLIMETLKKYENILGQKINTDKSVVYMHKNVPGDVSITVEIVTGIVRKDFPFIYLGCPIYHSRRRKDFFTQILMKIMNRLQRWKGKLLSFGGRAILIKHVLQSLPIHLLSAVNPPIDVIRQMHKLFAQFFWSNTIRGKSRHWASWNLLCLPIMEGRMGFRSLHDVSIALFYVVENGNWNMTKLNSLLPQDIVQHIADTIRPQGWTEHGGFWTLKESLQSNQLGLSVEGLTLQQRIMKWWTASVKGRGKFIYQAVPAIILWELWKRRNTIKHGGKRSTGKVIYLVYVTIQRLVMTRNRSISQLPHKWPDSIQMLEVGCGRLKVTKVRWQFPPTGWFLCNTDGASRENPGRSAYGFCLRNNEGDLRYAYAIEIGITTNIDAKVMAILQAMRYCKNENLDNIVVQTDCEIVYKILQEGWKPPWGIASWIKEILELKVNRTILFSHILREGNKLADAIANQALDEANVECHGFQDLSSTCRKVFNSDKTQIPYLRVKIQR